One window of Lepeophtheirus salmonis chromosome Z, UVic_Lsal_1.4, whole genome shotgun sequence genomic DNA carries:
- the LOC121130535 gene encoding uncharacterized protein codes for MDQSRNQLESILIEMMENPDLDDSTDDNESNLSSSQEDISMNEDSSDSNSEENNGNANNLIEYNEDAMARQSSSSDSNEPPSKRVCGHNKSSNSMNKTSSAELEETVKETVNYWISTLPGDTKMDPEVSTESLSNDNHQSTSVSIKIPIGPHVSASEKREIRRNKILKIVYNSMKKRRKQSIVNDEDVSRLLTEFTICFIMRGYGNLIENLRLKLMTEKPSSTFTNMNSRFLWLITFFMRFVDSLEVELPVIEPVFSPEIMSYIVFQGLQTFENLEIDSNSHMHNDTVVKKARASSSFGCFCNKTDFNNH; via the exons ATGGATCAAAGTAGGAATCAACTAGAAAGCATTCTTATAGAGATGATGGAAAATCCTGATTTGGATGATAGCACAGATGACAATGAGAGTAATTTGTCTTCTTCGCAAGAAGATATCTCTATGAACGAGGACTCTTCCGACAGTAATTCTGAAGAGAATAACGgaa atGCGAATAATCTAATAGAGTACAATGAAGACGCCATGGCTCGTCAGTCCTCTAGCTCTGACTCAAATGAA CCACCAAGTAAAAGAGTGTGTGGtcataacaaatcctcaaacTCAATGAATAAAACATCCAGTGCCGAATTAGAAGAGACTGTGAAAGAAACGGTTAATTATTGGATATCAACTCTCCCTGGAGATACTAAAATGGATCCCGAAGTCTCAACTGAGTCATTGTCCAATGACAATCATCAAAG tacaagtgtaagtataaaaataccTATTGGACCTCATGTATCAGCTTCAGAAAAGCGGGAAATTCGAAGGAATAAGATCTTGAAAATAGTGTATAATTCAATGAAGAAACGCAGAAAACAG TCAATTGTTAATGATGAAGATGTCTCAAGACTTTTAACGGAGTTTACAATTTGTTTCATTATGCGTGGCTATGGAAATCtcattgaaaatttaagattaaaattaatgactGAAAAACCGTCGTCCACATTTACAAACATGAATTCTCGATTCTTATGGTTAATAACTTTCTTTATGAGATTTGTAGATTCTTTGGAAGTTGAATTACCAGTGATTGA aCCAGTGTTTTCTCCAGAGATCATGTCTTATATTGTATTTCAAGGCTtacaaacatttgaaaatcTTGAAATTGATTCAAACTCACATATGCATAATGATACTGTGGTCAAAAAAGCAAGGGCGTCGTCTTCATTTGGTTGTTTCTGCAATAAAACAGATTTTAATAACCATTAA